In a genomic window of Wyeomyia smithii strain HCP4-BCI-WySm-NY-G18 chromosome 1, ASM2978416v1, whole genome shotgun sequence:
- the LOC129717338 gene encoding uncharacterized protein LOC129717338 codes for MANILNIERQPINVPIAGMNNLQMTTREKVIIEFQSRCSDFRSKLECCQGVQLADPTFFRPGSIDMLIGAAMFFYLIKADYITIGANLPVLRDSHLGWLVAGTIQSDTTANDCHYSQVALIQTLNDSMHEFWELEEIPTTAPYSVEEQQCDFAATHFRGGSGRFVVRLPFKDNVSGLDNCRTLALKRFHMLESRLQRNPDLKAQYVDFIQEYQRLQEYMPHHAVLRPSSSTTKCRVVFDASAKSSEANLSLNDVLLVGPVVQSDLYAIMIRFRMHEYVFTADIAKMYRQIRMHTDDTHYQMIFWRESPTEDLKVLELTTVTYGTTSAPYQATRSLLQLANDEAETFLIAARIVKNDFYVDDVLTGTNSLIEALEAQRRLKALLQKGGFPTHKWCSNSKALLDPIPTEEQETLQPLEDSNINQVIKVLGLSRWKHGFIQRRQLTVEKTTHLLRGSKAIRPTRIIFTNHCSR; via the exons ATGGCTAACATTCTCAACATCGAACGCCAACCCATCAACGTACCAATTGCAGGAATGAACAACCTACAAATGACAACTCGTGAGAAGGTGATCATTGAGTTTCAATCCCGCTGCAGTGATTTCCGCTCAAAGTTAGAATGTTGCCAAG GAGTTCAGTTAGCTGATCCTACGTTCTTTCGACCTGGTAGCATAGATATGCTAATCGGAGCAGCAATGTTCTTCTACCTCATCAAAGCAGACTACATAACGATTGGAGCCAATTTACCAGTGCTACGAGACTCACATTTGGGATGGCTGGTTGCAGGCACAATTCAGTCAGACACCACTGCCAATGATTGCCATTATTCGCAAGTGGCATTGATTCAGACCCTGAATGATTCGATGCATGAGTTTTGGGAATTAGAAGAGATCCCAACTACAGCTCCCTACTCAGTTGAAGAACAACAATGTGATTTCGCAGCCACGCACTTTCGTGGAGGAAGCGGACGGTTTGTAGTTAGACTTCCATTCAAGGATAATGTTTCCGGTCTAGACAACTGCAGAACGCTAGCATTGAAACGTTTCCACATGCTAGAAAGCCGACTCCAGCGCAATCCAGATTTGAAGGCTCAATACGTGGATTTCATCCAAGAGTATCAGAGGCTCCAAGAGTACATGCCTCATCACGCAGTTCTCCGACCAAGCAGTTCTACAACCAAGTGTAGAGTTGTTTTCGACGCAAGTGCGAAGTCATCCGAAGCCAACTTATCACTCAATGACGTATTACTTGTTGGACCAGTCGTGCAAAGCGACCTGTATGCCATCATGATACGATTCCGGATGCATGAATATGTGTTCACGGCGGATATTGCCAAAATGTACCGTCAAATTCGAATGCATACGGACGACACCCATTATCAAATGATATTTTGGAGAGAATCACCAACCGAAGATTTGAAGGTTCTGGAGTTGACAACGGTCACTTACGGAACAACTTCTGCCCCTTACCAAGCCACTCGAAGCTTGCTTCAATTAGCCAACGATGAAGCTGAAACGTTTCTCATAGCAGcaagaatcgtcaaaaacgacTTTTATGTCGACGACGTTTTGACTGGCACAAATTCATTAATTGAAGCATTAGAAGCGCAACGTCGGCTCAAAGCACTGTTACAAAAGGGAGGTTTTCCAACCCACAAATGGTGCTCCAACTCGAAAGCATTGCTAGATCCCATTCCGACTGAGGAACAAGAGACTTTGCAGCCATTGGAGGATAGCAACATCAACCAGGTGATAAAGGTCCTCGGTTTGTCTCGCTGGAAGCATGGATTCATTCAGAGACGCCAGCTTACAGTGGAAAAAACGACGCATTTACTCCGAGGTAGCAAGGCTATTCGACCCACTAGGATTATATTCACCAACCATTGTTCTCGTTAA